In Choristoneura fumiferana chromosome 21, NRCan_CFum_1, whole genome shotgun sequence, a single genomic region encodes these proteins:
- the LOC141439961 gene encoding lipase 1-like has product MMTRQLLLVTCIIFSYYDITSASYADEFDSIFANISDATLSEDGKLNFTQLATKYGHSADQYDLTTEDGYILTLFNLPGNGPPVLLLHGLDDICDTFIIRGKISLAITLADAGYDVWVGNSRGNKYGRRHINLDPDTDKEFWNFSFHEIGYYDLAATIDFICDKTGEDSIATVGHSQGTAAHYALTSTRPEYNEKIKVTISLAPIAFLSNLAPPISLITDVGPAISLLFKSLGMEEILQDRKALSNIITLICSKGLISYAFCGYGVVFPAFGFDPSNIESEFLRTIFGHYPAATSRKSLVHFDQVYLRKRFSQYDYGTIKNLAKYGSTAPPDYDLSAITAKMALVAGKNDQLSKVKDVENLRDRLSNVIHYEVLEPKLWSHLDFVWAKSLPIYLYPTMFKILKEHA; this is encoded by the coding sequence ATGATGACACGACAATTATTACTAGTTACGTGtattatattttcatattatgATATTACTTCGGCTAGTTATGCAGATGAATTCGATTCAATATTTGCAAACATTTCCGACGCCACTTTATCTGAAGATGGGAAGCTGAATTTTACACAACTGGCAACGAAATATGGTCATAGCGCTGATCAATACGACTTGACCACTGAAGATGGATACATTCTGACGCTATTCAACCTCCCGGGAAATGGACCTCCGGTGCTTCTGCTCCATGGCCTTGATGATATTTGTGACACGTTCATTATAAGGGGTAAAATTTCTCTTGCAATTACGTTAGCCGACGCCGGATATGACGTTTGGGTTGGAAACAGCAGAGGAAATAAATATGGACGACGCCACATCAACCTAGATCCTGACACAGACAAAGAGTTTTGGAATTTCAGTTTCCACGAGATCGGATACTACGACCTCGCTGCTACGATAGACTTTATTTGTGATAAAACTGGTGAAGACAGCATTGCTACGGTTGGTCATTCTCAGGGAACCGCTGCGCATTACGCTCTGACGTCAACAAGACCAGAATACAACGAAAAGATAAAAGTGACAATATCGTTGGCTCCGATTGCTTTTTTGAGCAATCTAGCCCCTCCTATATCTCTTATAACAGATGTGGGTCCTGCAATCTCTCTACTGTTCAAAAGTCTCGGTATGGAGGAAATTTTGCAAGATCGCAAGGCTTTGTCTAATATCATTACGTTGATCTGCAGTAAAGGGCTCATCAGTTATGCTTTTTGCGGTTACGGAGTAGTCTTCCCGGCTTTCGGATTTGATCCTAGTAATATCGAATCTGAATTTTTGAGAACCATATTCGGCCATTATCCGGCAGCAACTTCGAGGAAATCCTTGGTGCATTTCGATCAAGTATATCTACGCAAAAGATTCAGCCAGTACGATTATGGGACGATAAAGAATTTGGCTAAATACGGTTCGACAGCTCCTCCAGATTACGATTTGAGTGCCATTACAGCAAAAATGGCTTTGGTTGCTGGTAAAAATGATCAATTGTCAAAAGTTAAGGACGTAGAAAATCTAAGAGATAGATTGTCTAACGTTATACACTATGAAGTCTTAGAACCAAAGTTATGGTCGCATTTAGATTTCGTCTGGGCTAAAAGTCTACCTATATATTTATACCCAACCATGTTTAAAATCCTAAAAGAACATGCTTGA
- the LOC141439618 gene encoding uncharacterized protein, producing MKYFGLFLLSVIVMVECNHLFFGTNVNRPMVYHKNAEYSSKVFRKRVENVYVSVPSLYNGTPRPIQGVMAYDLTHSGASANVTQGGLGYNYINIRMKSDRGEKLNYDIYIYA from the exons ATGAAGTATTTCGGGCTCTTTTTGTTAAGTGTCATAGTTATGGTAGAGTGCAATCATTTGTTTTTTGGTACCAACGTCAATAGACCTATGGTGTACCATAAAAATGCGGAGTATAGTTCAAAAGTGTTCAGGAAGCGAGTTGAAAATGTATACGTTTCTGTGCCTTCTTTATATAACGGTACTCCGCGCCCAATTCAA GGTGTAATGGCATACGACTTGACCCACTCAGGCGCATCAGCCAACGTAACTCAAGGAGGCTTGGGCTACAACTACATTAATATCAGGATGAAAAGTGACAGGGGCGAGAAACTAAACTATGACATTTACATTTATgcttaa